A genomic segment from Pectinophora gossypiella chromosome 3, ilPecGoss1.1, whole genome shotgun sequence encodes:
- the LOC126382101 gene encoding probable glutamate--tRNA ligase, mitochondrial, with translation MWFTVIRNVICPPSTIVYRTLKSGRPRVRFAPSPTGYLHLGGLRTALYNYLFAKSREGTFILRIEDTDQTRKVDGSIEALVKDLEWAGIEYEEGPGKGGCGPYVQSERLDIYQEYITKLLKNGTAYRCFCTERRLNILRRDAVKSQRVPKYDNRCRNLTNEDIKKKLTAGTPCCIRFKLTSDVQAFEDMIYGGIAYDVSLNEGDPVLMKSDGFPTYHFANVVDDHLMGVTHVLRGVEWQISTTKHLLIYRAFGWMPPQFGHLPLIVNSDGTKLSKRQCDVRVEDYRRNGIFPLALVNYITLSGGGFDHIPGAGVRLKTMDELAQEFQIRKISSHPTRNNPDLLEECNRLEIKRQMKDEELSQELINKLQNLISQKYRGQNLNVSNDHIKGVLNWALSRMTRIEDLVSNKFGFLWILPASDQQELDKELLEKLLINLESLESFDQSTLKDHLKQFSQSHNVKFPQLMKMLRAALSGLNEGPGVAEMMQLLGKGQSLERIKAVVR, from the exons ATGTGGTTTACAGTTATAAGAAATGTTATTTGTCCGCCGTCAACGATTGTGTATAGGACATTGAAATCCGGACGTCCTAGAGTGCGGTTTGCTCCGAGCCCTACAGGATACTTGCATTTAGGAGGTCTACGGACAGCTTTATATAACTATTTATTCGCAAAGTCTCGTGAGGGCACTTTTATATTGCGAATAGAAGACACTGATCAGACTAGGAAAGTCGACGGTTCTATTGAAGCCTTGGTTAAGGATTTAGAATGGGCTGGGATTGAATATGAGGAGGGACCAGGCAAAGGAGGCTGCGGCCCCTATGTACAGAGTGAGAGGTTGGACATTTACCA GGAGTACATTACAAAACTGCTCAAAAATGGAACAGCATATCGTTGTTTCTGCACCGAACGTCGGTTGAACATCCTTCGTAGAGACGCGGTCAAGTCACAGAGGGTACCTAAATACGATAATCGTTGCCGAAACCTAACTAACGAggatattaaaaagaaattgaCTGCTGGAACACCATGTTGTATAAGATTTAAG CTCACGTCAGACGTCCAGGCCTTCGAAGACATGATTTATGGAGGGATAGCATACGACGTGTCTTTGAACGAGGGCGACCCAGTTCTTATGAAGAGTGATGGCTTCCCCACGTATCACTTCGCGAACGTGGTAGACGACCACCTGATGGGGGTGACTCATGTTTTGAGGGGAGTGGAGTGGCAGATATCTACTACTAAACATTTGTTAATATACAG GGCTTTCGGCTGGATGCCGCCGCAGTTCGGGCATCTGCCCCTTATCGTGAACTCTGACGGCACCAAGCTTAGCAAACGACAGTGCGACGTCAGGGTTGAGGACTACCGGAGAAATG GTATATTTCCCCTGGCTCTGGTGAACTATATCACGCTGTCTGGTGGAGGATTCGACCACATCCCGGGCGCAGGAGTCAGGCTGAAGACCATGGACGAACTTGCTCAggag TTCCAGATAAGGAAAATATCATCCCACCCGACACGCAACAACCCAGACCTCCTAGAAGAATGCAACAGACTCGAAATAAAACGGCAAATGAAGGACGAAGAACTTTCCCAGGAATTGATCAACAAACTACAGAATCTGATCTCTCAGAAATACAGAGGTCAGAACCTGAACGTCTCCAACGACCACATAAAAGGAGTTCTCAACTGGGCATTGTCAAGAATGACCCGAATCGAAGACTTAGTTTCCAATAAGTTCGGGTTTTTATGGATCCTACCCGCTAGCGACCAGCAAGAGTTAGACAAGGAATTGCTCGAAAAACTGTTGATAAACCTTGAGAGTTTAGAATCCTTTGATCAGAGTACTCTAAAAGACCACCTGAAGCAGTTCTCTCAGAGTCATAATGTGAAGTTTCCACAACTGATGAAGATGTTAAGAGCTGCTCTAAGTGGGCTGAACGAGGGTCCAGGTGTGGCGGAAATGATGCAGTTATTGGGTAAAGGTCAGTCTTTAGAACGAATAAAGGCTGTCGTGCGATAA